The DNA window CTTATTAAGAAATGATAAACTTTTAAGATTTTCAGGATAGATTTTCTTTTAATGCATATATTTGCACATTATGGAATATAACACCCAAAAAACTCAGCTTTATATGCCGGAATACGGCAGGATTATACAACAGTTGGTTGAGCGCTGCAAAGAAGTTTCCGATAAAGAGGAAAGAAATGAAATGGCGGCAGCAATCATCGATTTTATGGGTCAGAGAAACCCTCAGCTCCGTGACGAAGAAAATTACAATCATAAACTCTGGGACCATCTATTCATCCTGTCCGATTATGACCTGGATGTAGATTCCCCATATCCTTTCCCTACCCGTGAACAGCTGGCCGAAAAGCCTAAGCGCATGGAGTATCCCAAACTTCAGGGGGAATTCAAATTTTACGGGAAAAGTATCCTGCAGCTGATCGATAAAGCTATAGAACTGGAACCCGGTGAAGAAAAGGAAGCCCTGATTGAAGTGATTGCCAACAATATGAAGAAATCCTACAATGTTTACAATAAGGAACATGTAACGGATGATGTCATTTTCCGTCACCTGAAAGAGCTTTCTGAAAACAGGCTGGACCTGACCGGAATAGAATCGCTGGAAAAGAGCAAGATCTATTACACCAGCAATAACAACAGGAACAACAATAACAACAACAAAAACAACAATAATAATAAAAACCAGCCCAATAAAAAAAGACACAATTATAAAAACAGAAAATAAGATGAGTGGGACATTTCAAATACGGGGAGGAAAAAGACTGCAAGGTGAAATCACTCCACAAGGGGCCAAAAATGAGGCGCTGCAGATTTTATGTGCAGTGCTGCTAACCGATGATGAAGTAAGAATCAACAATATCCCGGACATCCATGATGTCAACAGGCTGATTGAAATCCTGGGAGACTTCGGTGTTCGCGTTACCCAGAACGGAAAAGGCGATTACACTTTTAAATCAGATAAAGTAAACTTCAATTATATCAAGTCCGATGAGTTCAAAAAGGATGGTGCCAAGCTGCGCGGGTCCATTATGCTGATGGGTCCTATGCTTGCCCGTTACGGAGAAGCATATATGCCGACTCCCGGCGGCGACAAAATCGGACGAAGAAGGCTGGACACCCATTTCCAGGGCCTTGTAGAACTGGGCGCTGAATTTCATTATGATGAGGAAGAAAACTATTATTCCCTGAAAGCCAAGGAACTGAGAGGAAAGTTCATCCTTCTGGAAGAAGCTTCAGTAACCGGAACAGCCAATATTGTGATGGCTGCCGTCCTGGCGAAAGGGAAAACCAGAATCTACAATGCTGCCTGCGAACCTTACCTTCAGCAACTCTGCAAAATGCTCAACCGCATGGGGGCCAATATTTCCGGTATCGGCTCGAACCTCCTGACGATTGAAGGCGTTGAATACCTTCACGGAACGGAGCATACCATGCTTCCGGATATGGTGGAAATCGGTTCGTGGATCGGACTGGCTGCCATGACGAAATCTGAAATCACGATTAAAAACGTCAACTGGAACCAGCTGGGTGTGATCCCGAATACGTTCCGAAAACTCGGCATCGAGCTTGAACAGAGCAATGACGACATTTATATTCCTGCTCAGGAGAACTATAAAATCCAGAAATTCATCGACGGATCCATCCTTACCGTTTCGGATGCTCCATGGCCGGGCTTCACACCGGATCTTCTATCTATTGTGCTTGTCGTGGCCACCCAGGCCAAAGGAAGCCTTCTCATCCACCAGAAAATGTTTGAATCCAGGTTGTTTTTCGTGGACAAACTGATCGACATGGGCGCACAGATCATTTTATGCGATCCGCACCGGGCAACAGTAATCGGGCTCAACCAGGAAACACCGCTCAGAGGAACCACCATGGTCTCCCCTGACATCCGTGCCGGAAATGCCCTTCTTATCGCAGCCCTTTCTGCGGAAGGCAAATCCATCATCCACAATATCGAACAGATTGACCGCGGTTATGAAAATATCGATGGTAGATTGAAAGCCATCGGTGCAGATATCGAACGGATTTAATTGATTGGTATTACATTTTATAAATAGAGGCTGCTTGATGAGCAGCCTTTTTTTGTGGTACTATACTGAGAAGTTCATTTTCTTCTGATAAATAATTCCTAATAACAAAATCAGAGGACACTAATGTTCTGATTTTTTGAAGTTTTATCGTATTAATTACTGAATAGTTTTTCTATTTTATATTTTAGTAATCTATTAATTTTTTAGTCTTTCGTACTATTTCCTGCCAATTAGGATCATCAAGAATAACAGCAGCATCATATTTATTTTTATATAGCTCGGGCTCCTGATAAGTATCCAGCATTGTCTTCAATTGAGATAATGCATATGATAAAGCCAGAGTTTTAGCTTAAATATATTTTATAAAGAATGGATTTATTTTGATACCTTTAGATCCTCCTACATGAATTAATCTATCAATCTTATTAGCTCTGCTAAATATAATTTTTTATTATTCAGTATATAATTTTGCGGAATATTTATAATATATTCTTTCTTCTCTTTTAACTTACTTTTTTGCAATGATAAGTTGGTATTATGTACGCCGTTATAATTTCTAATAAAATTACACACAGACTGGTCATCTTTATCAATTACGTATAATGTATCACCGTTATGAATGTTTTTTACCAAATAGAAATTCGACTGGCTTTTCTCTGCTGCGGAGTAGTAAGATAATAATTTGACGTAAATGTTTCTTTGCGGTTCGACTAAATCAGAAAAAATCACTTTCTTTTCAGTTAAAATTTCTTTTTCCTTGCATGAAAGAAAAGCAAAGAATATAACTAAAATTATATTTTTCATTCTGTATTTACTGGATTAATATTTTGACTATTTGGTTGCCTGCCTTGTATAATCTATATCCTACTAATTTATTTAATAGTAAACCTGTACTTGTATTGTAAAATTACTTTTTTAAGTGTTCTTATTAAATGTCACTGCCTATCATATAAAATAACAAGACATTAGCATCAGTGAGAAGGATTAAAAAATTATTCTTTTATTTTCTGAATAATATTAATCAGCTCATCGTAGGTACTTTCTTCTTCCTCTTCAATTATTTCTCCTGTGTCGTATTTTCCAATAATAACATTGTATTTATGAGTTCTGTCATAATTAAAGCTGAAACGTATATCAAAGTATTTTCAATTTGAATACCTATTGCTGTAGTATCTGCTTCCCAAAAATCAACAAGTTTATAGTTTCGTACTGATTCTCTACTTAGCTTTATAAGTAATTTATTTATTTCAGTATTTTTATTTTCCAAAATTTTAATTGATATATAGCTTCAAAAACTTATCTTTATGAATATTACTACTGAAATAGTAGTAAATTTAAACCTATACTACGTTTCATTCAAAAATACATTTAAGATCAAGTACCGGATATTAAAAATAAAAATGAATGCTGGTTTATATAATAAAGCCAATTCAAACATTTTTATAATTTTTTCTGCATTAAATGATCTTTTTTTTTAGTTCATATAATGACTTAGATATTAACTCTAAATCAGTAATATGCTCATCTTCAAATTCATCAATAGTACATTTTGAAGTTTTATCTATTAATGAAAAAAGCCCATCATTCCATAATCTGTTAAATTCATCAGAGGTTATAGTAAGTTCAACAATTTGTTCTGGAGAAGTCATATCAAAATCCAATGCAATTTGCGCTTCTTTATTTTTAGGGACAATAATTATCTTTGACACATTAATTAATATTCGTAAATATATTAATTAAATATATTGAGTCTAGCTTCTACATAACTACTTGCATCCATTACATTTTAAAGTTATAAATATTTATCTAATAGTTTTCTTATTCTTCGCTTTCTAAATTTATTATAGTATGTTACTTTCAAATAAGCTCTGGAGTTGTTCCTGAACAAAGTTTGGAGAATCTTTCAGGGTAATGGATATTGCCATTCATGTCACATGTCATAGGTGAGCTGTTCATTATAATTATTTTTATTGACCACTGATGATCCAGGTCTGAGTAGACGCCCTGCTGGAGCCTATTGAATTGGTTATAAGAAAAAGAATACCTTATTTCAAGAAGCCGCCCCGGACGATGCCGGGACGGCCATTGTAATCAAAACCAATATGAATCTTTTTAAGTGTACTTCCGGCAGGTATATGCTACTGAAGTACTCAGCAACCTGTTCTGTATAAGATAATGCTCCAGCCTTTGATGATCTTCCGCGCTTACATCGATATACAGCTGCACATACCCGAAATCCCGGCCGTCAAGGTACTCTATCTGTGCAGACAGCACCCGGTGGCAGATTCCGAACTTACGGTACATCGCATTCATCAGATGCTCGAGCTTCATCTTACCATTCAGCTCAATTTCAAGTATCAGTTCCCTGGTTTCCTGTAAAGGCGGACTGTGCAGCGCATGCAGTTCGCGGTCAGATCTTATCATAGTAAAGGCATTAGTGGGTCATTATTTTATGTCATTAAATCTTTAGCAAAAATATAAAAAAATATTACCCTATAAAATTAGTAGACTAATAATTTTCAATTTTAACATTTTAGCTCCTAAACTAAAAAAAAGAGCTATACTACAATTCCCGGATCCTTTGCAGCTTTTCCGAACCTGCGAGCCCGTTGGGATTACAACCAGGCTGCCCTTCCGGAACTTCAAGACCCTTCTGTTGATAGAATTTCTGCCAGAATTCATTGATTGTTCCGGTTTCAGGATCGACGAATGTCATCGGCTCCAGGGTAAAAATATGGTTTTCCCTGAATGCCCGTTCCACAAAATCTGAACAGTAATAGGAATTCTCATCGAGGATATAGTTGAAATTATAAGGTTTGCCTGTCATGGACTCTGCTTTTTCCAGCGCAGCAGGTATGGCTGTACAGTATGGTGGCTTTAAGCGGTATACGACTATTCTCTGTCCGTCATCAGACCTGTCTTTCAGGAAATCTTTCAGAGGCTGCTTTTGGGAACCGCCTTCAGGCGCTGCATGCAATACATAAGGATGATGACCGGACCATGTCAGAATCCCGATATGGTCAAAAGAAGCCTGTGCCTGCTTTTGGGTCACATTATTGATGGC is part of the Chryseobacterium camelliae genome and encodes:
- the murA gene encoding UDP-N-acetylglucosamine 1-carboxyvinyltransferase; this encodes MSGTFQIRGGKRLQGEITPQGAKNEALQILCAVLLTDDEVRINNIPDIHDVNRLIEILGDFGVRVTQNGKGDYTFKSDKVNFNYIKSDEFKKDGAKLRGSIMLMGPMLARYGEAYMPTPGGDKIGRRRLDTHFQGLVELGAEFHYDEEENYYSLKAKELRGKFILLEEASVTGTANIVMAAVLAKGKTRIYNAACEPYLQQLCKMLNRMGANISGIGSNLLTIEGVEYLHGTEHTMLPDMVEIGSWIGLAAMTKSEITIKNVNWNQLGVIPNTFRKLGIELEQSNDDIYIPAQENYKIQKFIDGSILTVSDAPWPGFTPDLLSIVLVVATQAKGSLLIHQKMFESRLFFVDKLIDMGAQIILCDPHRATVIGLNQETPLRGTTMVSPDIRAGNALLIAALSAEGKSIIHNIEQIDRGYENIDGRLKAIGADIERI
- a CDS encoding YiiX/YebB-like N1pC/P60 family cysteine hydrolase — translated: MKRILRKSSLLQLFFAVCMAAVLCSCRSSRVADLKNGDLLFVTAKPTGLSGAINNVTQKQAQASFDHIGILTWSGHHPYVLHAAPEGGSQKQPLKDFLKDRSDDGQRIVVYRLKPPYCTAIPAALEKAESMTGKPYNFNYILDENSYYCSDFVERAFRENHIFTLEPMTFVDPETGTINEFWQKFYQQKGLEVPEGQPGCNPNGLAGSEKLQRIREL
- a CDS encoding NIL domain-containing protein — translated: MIRSDRELHALHSPPLQETRELILEIELNGKMKLEHLMNAMYRKFGICHRVLSAQIEYLDGRDFGYVQLYIDVSAEDHQRLEHYLIQNRLLSTSVAYTCRKYT
- a CDS encoding DUF4290 domain-containing protein, coding for MEYNTQKTQLYMPEYGRIIQQLVERCKEVSDKEERNEMAAAIIDFMGQRNPQLRDEENYNHKLWDHLFILSDYDLDVDSPYPFPTREQLAEKPKRMEYPKLQGEFKFYGKSILQLIDKAIELEPGEEKEALIEVIANNMKKSYNVYNKEHVTDDVIFRHLKELSENRLDLTGIESLEKSKIYYTSNNNRNNNNNNKNNNNNKNQPNKKRHNYKNRK